The following is a genomic window from Flavobacteriales bacterium.
TTATGGTTGGGTGCACGCTCCAGATAGCTATGGGTACGGGAGGCGCGAAGGGCGAAGCGCAATACTTTAACCAGTTTCGGCACAGGTGCACATGGGTTTTCGAACAACTGAGGAGCCAAGCGGACGCCCGTAGAACCAATGGGAGAATTTGCACTGATTAAGTTTGTTCTATTGGCTATAGGGCGAATGTTCCTGATGCGGATCTGCATTTGCGTAGCAAGATGAAACGACTTTTTTCCCATAATTGACATGTTATGGTTATGCGTGTCTGAATATTTCATGTCAGTTGGCTACAACGTAAGCTTGAAGATCTATGTTCTTTATTCAAAAGAACTTACGCCATGAATACGATTCCACTGAGCAATGAAACCCGATTCAATATTGAAGGTGTGTATTTGGCATTTAACAGTTTAGATGTTCTGGCAGATAAGCTTCTTGATGTATACTATTCGGCCCAAATGAGCGCACCTGGCGTCCTTTTGATTGTGGAATTTGAGTTGCCGATCCTCGATACCAGAGGCAAGCGGATGCTGATGCGATTTTTGAAAGCACTGAATACCATCAATTCCAGATCCAATACAGGAATTATTATGATTGAATGGAGGTATCAATTTGAGGACGAGGATATGGAAGAATTCGGTGAGCTGATCGAAGAATCAACATCGCTGGAAATACACATGATTCAGACAGAGGCATATGCTGTGCTAAGAAAGTTGTAAGTATTTGTAATGTCCGTCCACAACAACTATGTGTGGTTTGTTGCTATGGTCTGACTTTTAATAACCTGATTAACAAAACATGGATTCATTTATTGACACGGACGCATACACCGTGATGAACTGTGCTCATCGGAACAGAGTCATAT
Proteins encoded in this region:
- a CDS encoding DUF1987 domain-containing protein, whose amino-acid sequence is MNTIPLSNETRFNIEGVYLAFNSLDVLADKLLDVYYSAQMSAPGVLLIVEFELPILDTRGKRMLMRFLKALNTINSRSNTGIIMIEWRYQFEDEDMEEFGELIEESTSLEIHMIQTEAYAVLRKL